The nucleotide sequence ACAGGGTTTGTGAGGCCCAGTACCCAGTCTGGCAGACCAGGGACAATGGAACAGGCCATTAAGACCCCGCGCACGGCACACACTGCCCGCCCTGTCACTGGTGCATCTGGGAGATTTGTCCGGCTGGGAACAGCCTCCATGTTAACCAATCCTGAGGGGCCATTTATACATTTGTCAAGACTCAACTTGGCTAAATATGCCCAGAAGCCCAATTTATCCAAGGTAAGACTGATTTAACTAATGTACTGTAAGGCAAGGAACAATGTCTCTCAGAAAATACgtgttgtaaatgtatttattgtggtTATTCGCCTTCAATACGTGTAATGAccgttctgttgttttttttctgccCTCAGACCTTGTTTGAGTACATCTTCCatcatgaaaatgatgtaaaaaATGTGAGTTATAAatacagatatacagtatgtctttggCTTTTCATGCAGTTTTTGTTTGTAAGTTTCGGTCTAAAACGATTTGTACCTCCACTGTCATGTTttgtgaacaggctttagaccTGGCTGCTCTGGCCACTGAGAATGCTCAGTTCAAAGACTGGTGGTGGAAAGTCCAGCTGGGGAAGTGCTACTACAGGTAAAGCTTTAGCTGATTACTTAGATCTCAAACAACTGTTAGTATACAATGCATACTATACTACCACTACAGCTCTACTACATTGTAACTGTTTGTATTAACAGACTTGGTTTACACCGGGAATCAGAAAAACAGTTCAGATCTGCTCTCAATCATCAGGAGGTGGTGGACACATACCTCTATCTGGCCAAGGTAACAACATACAACTTACGATGTCCCTAACACTCTTTTAACACTGTAAATACTGTGTAActacactgtatacagtatagatTAACCCTCACACAAGGCTTCTCTGTAGCAGATAAAACCTGGTGGTGTGTCACTCAATGAAAAGTTGTTTCTATTTGTTCAAATAGGTTTATGTTTTTTATATCAACCTACTGACCTATTTGTCTTCATTAGTACACAAATGACAAAAATACTTTTTGTTCTGTTATGCCACTAAAACAGGTGTATCAGCGGCTTGATCAACCTATAACTGCACTGAACCTCTTCAAGCAAGGTCTGGACCACTTCCCTGGGGAGGTCACTCTCTTAACAGGAATTGCTCGCATTCATGAGGCACGTAACATCATtcctttgttgtttgtttgtaaagCGTTCTCTTGCTTAAAGAAACCACAGGTTGAAATCATGTCAAATGTGTAACATGAAACGAGCAGCTGATTGCCTAGGAATTTAGAGCCTAATTGTTTTGCAGCTCTAGTAGCTATTGAATTACTCTACTGTAAAATGAGAGAACAGATGCAGGTTGATCAGGAGGTCCAAAATCAGTCTTTATAgttatctgtgtctctctcacagGAGATGAATAACATCACCTCAGCCACAGAGTACTACAAAGATGTCCTGAAGCAGGACAACACTCACATTGAGGCTATCGCCTGCATAGGCAGCAATCACTTCTACACGGACCAGCCTGAGATCGCCTTGCGCTTTTACCGGTTagtcacacacgcgcacacacacaccaccaccttcAAATCCCTCATCTAActctgattagtatgtgtatgcctgtgtgaTTTAATAATTTTGACAATTTCAGTGGATACACATGCCTTGCATGGTTGCATTATTTTAGAGTTGTCTTTTCCCTCTAACCCTCCCCTGTAGACGGCTGCTGCAGATGGGGGTATATAATTGCCAGCTGTACAACAACCTGGGATTGTGCTGCTTTTATGCCCAGCAGTATGATATGACCCTGTCCTCCTTCGAGAGGGCTCTGGCCCTGGTGGCCAATGATGAGGAGCAGGCTGACGTCTGGTACAACATTGGACACGTGGCCGTGGTGGGTTAGTGTTAACTTAGCACACACAGATGTTAGTTACTGCATCAAGTTACTCTACAGCACCCTCTTCTGTATGCCAACTGGTTTCTCTTGGACAGGATCCACATCTGGCTGAGTGCTTTGAACAAATGGCATGCTATCACTTATTCTTTGCAGTTCTGTTTATGTTACTTGCATCTTATGTTTCTCTCCACAGGGAATAGGAGACCTGACTCTGGCATCCCAGTGTTTTAAACTGGCCTTGGCCTTCAACAACGACCATGCTGAGGCCTATAATAACCTGGCTGTGCTGGAGCTACGCAAGGGACACATTGAGCAGGTGAATGAACTGGTGTGTCTAGATCTTCAAATATATAATTTTGATCAAATGTTAGTTCTTATAAGAGTATTGAGTATGAATCTGTTTTAAATGATATGCTTTCTTTCCAACTGAAAGAAACTTCTTCTAGGCTTGCTCTTCTGAAGTATTATGCCCAGTGGTTCTTTTCCATATGATACAACACATTATTTAAAGTCTTTAGTGTACTGCTTATGATGTTTTTGGTGTTGAGTCTAATTCAGaatggttgtttttgttttgatgtactcttttatattatttttttcacagTCCAAAGCTTTCCTCCAGACCGCTGCATCAATTGCCCCTCACATGTATGAGCCACACTTTAACTACTCCACTCTGTCAGACAAGGTAACTAGACACTTCATCTGCACttttatttcaatttcaataaaaACACATTGCTATGCCTGGTATAAAACAGACTGGTTTTAGTCATGAGTGATTATATTAATTGATATGCTGCTGTCTTCTGTTGTGTCCAGATTGGAGATCTGCAGAGTAGCTACACGGCAGCCCAGAGGTCAGAGGATGCCTTCCCTGAGCATGTAGATACCCAGCAGATCCTGAAACATCTGCGCCAGCACTTTGCTGTGCTGTGACCTACTGACCGACACACCTGACTTGACAGTCCAAACTTCCTGTGTGATAACTTAGTTGTTGTAGAGTGCTGCTATTGAACAACAGTGACTGGCCTCCTCATATTCTGCTGTTAGATGATGGTGAC is from Salvelinus sp. IW2-2015 linkage group LG9, ASM291031v2, whole genome shotgun sequence and encodes:
- the LOC111968725 gene encoding tetratricopeptide repeat protein 8 isoform X3, whose translation is MEVPMDPLFLAWSYFRRRKFQPCSDICSKILEDSPYDQAAWSLKTRALTEMVYIDEVEVDQEGIAEMMLDESSIAQVARPGTSLRRPETSHGGGPTPAIRPMTQSGRPITGFVRPSTQSGRPGTMEQAIKTPRTAHTARPVTGASGRFVRLGTASMLTNPEGPFIHLSRLNLAKYAQKPNLSKTLFEYIFHHENDVKNALDLAALATENAQFKDWWWKVQLGKCYYRLGLHRESEKQFRSALNHQEVVDTYLYLAKVYQRLDQPITALNLFKQGLDHFPGEVTLLTGIARIHEEMNNITSATEYYKDVLKQDNTHIEAIACIGSNHFYTDQPEIALRFYRRLLQMGVYNCQLYNNLGLCCFYAQQYDMTLSSFERALALVANDEEQADVWYNIGHVAVVGNRRPDSGIPVF
- the LOC111968725 gene encoding tetratricopeptide repeat protein 8 isoform X2, which codes for MEVPMDPLFLAWSYFRRRKFQPCSDICSKILEDSPYDQAAWSLKTRALTEMVYIDEVEVDQEGIAEMMLDESSIAQVARPGTSLRRPETSHGGGPTPAIRPMTQSGRPITGFVRPSTQSGRPGTMEQAIKTPRTAHTARPVTGASGRFVRLGTASMLTNPEGPFIHLSRLNLAKYAQKPNLSKTLFEYIFHHENDVKNALDLAALATENAQFKDWWWKVQLGKCYYRLGLHRESEKQFRSALNHQEVVDTYLYLAKVYQRLDQPITALNLFKQGLDHFPGEVTLLTGIARIHEEMNNITSATEYYKDVLKQDNTHIEAIACIGSNHFYTDQPEIALRFYRRLLQMGVYNCQLYNNLGLCCFYAQQYDMTLSSFERALALVANDEEQADVWYNIGHVAVGIGDLTLASQCFKLALAFNNDHAEAYNNLAVLELRKGHIEQSKAFLQTAASIAPHMYEPHFNYSTLSDKIGDLQSSYTAAQRSEDAFPEHVDTQQILKHLRQHFAVL
- the LOC111968725 gene encoding tetratricopeptide repeat protein 8 isoform X1 gives rise to the protein MEVPMDPLFLAWSYFRRRKFQPCSDICSKILEDSPYDQAAWSLKTRALTEMVYIDEVEVDQEGIAEMMLDESSIAQVARPGTSLRRPETSHGGGPTPAIRPMTQSGRPITGFVRPSTQSGRPGTMEQAIKTPRTAHTARPVTGASGRFVRLGTASMLTNPEGPFIHLSRLNLAKYAQKPNLSKTLFEYIFHHENDVKNALDLAALATENAQFKDWWWKVQLGKCYYRLGLHRESEKQFRSALNHQEVVDTYLYLAKVYQRLDQPITALNLFKQGLDHFPGEVTLLTGIARIHEEMNNITSATEYYKDVLKQDNTHIEAIACIGSNHFYTDQPEIALRFYRRLLQMGVYNCQLYNNLGLCCFYAQQYDMTLSSFERALALVANDEEQADVWYNIGHVAVGIGDLTLASQCFKLALAFNNDHAEAYNNLAVLELRKGHIEQVNELSKAFLQTAASIAPHMYEPHFNYSTLSDKIGDLQSSYTAAQRSEDAFPEHVDTQQILKHLRQHFAVL